In the genome of Bradyrhizobium sp. CIAT3101, one region contains:
- a CDS encoding serine hydrolase: MSVPSTNPPAESDPEPLGYMRGFPPSPDRLITFQDGSFRNFPELRWAWSNIRQLVPTVNVWRGAGPASVLPCAEQDIGAVASTTMDGRPMTFAKMLEETYADGIAVLHRGKLIYERYFGALKPHKPHIAMSVTKSFTGTLAGILIAEGKIDPQAPVTDYVPELKASAFGDARVHEAMDMTTGLEYTEVYTDKNSHVWGLRRANGMAPIPPDYDGATNIFDFLIAQTKQGEHGKAFAYKTVNSDVLAWIIRRASGMTLSDLLSERIWQPMGAEEDAHYHVDRIGTESGGGGLSTTLRDLARFGETIRNHGGFNGRQIVPSQVVEDIARGGDPEKFKPAGYTTLPGASYRNQWWVTHNAHGAYMARGVHGQGIYIDPKAEMVIARYASHPVAGNAANDPVTLPAYMALAKELMAGG; this comes from the coding sequence ATGTCCGTCCCGTCCACCAATCCCCCCGCAGAATCCGACCCCGAACCCCTCGGCTACATGCGCGGCTTCCCGCCGTCTCCCGACCGCCTCATCACCTTCCAGGACGGCTCCTTCCGCAATTTCCCCGAGCTGCGCTGGGCCTGGAGCAACATCCGCCAGCTGGTGCCGACGGTGAATGTCTGGCGCGGCGCGGGGCCTGCCTCCGTGCTGCCGTGTGCGGAGCAGGACATCGGTGCGGTCGCCTCGACCACGATGGACGGACGTCCCATGACCTTCGCGAAGATGCTGGAGGAGACGTATGCCGACGGCATCGCGGTGCTGCATCGGGGCAAGCTGATCTATGAGCGCTATTTCGGCGCGCTGAAGCCGCACAAGCCGCATATCGCGATGTCCGTGACGAAGTCGTTCACCGGCACGCTCGCCGGCATCTTGATCGCCGAGGGCAAGATCGATCCGCAGGCGCCTGTTACGGACTACGTGCCGGAGCTGAAGGCGAGCGCATTTGGTGATGCGCGCGTGCACGAGGCCATGGATATGACCACCGGGCTCGAATACACCGAAGTCTACACCGACAAGAATTCGCACGTCTGGGGCCTGCGGCGCGCCAACGGCATGGCGCCGATCCCGCCGGACTATGACGGCGCCACCAACATTTTCGATTTCCTCATTGCGCAGACGAAGCAGGGCGAGCACGGCAAGGCGTTTGCCTACAAGACCGTCAATTCCGACGTGCTGGCCTGGATCATCAGGCGCGCCAGCGGCATGACGCTGTCCGATCTGCTCTCCGAGCGGATCTGGCAGCCGATGGGTGCAGAGGAAGATGCGCATTATCACGTCGACCGCATCGGCACCGAGAGCGGCGGCGGCGGCCTCTCCACCACGCTGCGCGATCTCGCGCGCTTCGGCGAGACCATCCGGAACCATGGCGGCTTCAACGGCCGCCAGATCGTGCCGTCACAAGTCGTCGAGGACATCGCGCGCGGCGGCGATCCCGAAAAATTCAAGCCGGCCGGCTACACCACGTTGCCCGGCGCGTCCTACCGCAATCAATGGTGGGTCACGCACAACGCGCACGGCGCCTACATGGCGCGCGGCGTTCACGGTCAGGGCATCTACATCGATCCTAAGGCCGAGATGGTGATCGCGCGCTACGCCTCGCATCCCGTCGCGGGCAATGCGGCGAATGATCCCGTGACGCTGCCGGCGTATATGGCGCTGGCGAAGGAATTGATGGCGGGCGGGTAG
- a CDS encoding HNH endonuclease — MGFGVFIHRSDSIYDDSPAERYQFPSQYLRRVEACIGDWIIYYEPSKVTETRGYFAIARVQQVIPDPGTAGMYLALIEAGSYLDFANTVSFNGPNGPVERGVLNEHGRISGRAQSAVRPISPDDFNRICELGLAENAPLLPRRDDDIRPLDLNETQAPFQFEQERDRVNLTVSRVLRDRVFRRIVLRAYDERCAVTGLKLINGMGRAEVAAAHIRPVEANGPDVISNGIALSGTAHWMFDRGLISLADDLEILISRHTNDVDGVRSMINKTGRASAPQRLSDRPHPHFLKWHRENCFKQ, encoded by the coding sequence ATGGGATTTGGGGTATTCATCCATCGATCAGATTCGATCTACGATGACAGCCCCGCTGAACGATACCAGTTTCCCAGTCAGTACTTGCGTCGTGTTGAAGCCTGCATCGGCGACTGGATCATCTATTATGAACCGAGCAAGGTCACCGAGACGCGCGGCTATTTTGCGATTGCTCGGGTTCAGCAAGTTATTCCCGACCCCGGGACTGCGGGCATGTATCTCGCTCTGATTGAGGCCGGAAGTTATCTCGATTTTGCCAATACGGTTTCTTTCAACGGGCCGAATGGTCCCGTTGAGCGCGGTGTCTTGAATGAGCACGGACGAATTTCGGGACGTGCTCAGTCGGCGGTCCGTCCGATCTCGCCTGACGATTTCAATAGAATTTGCGAACTCGGTCTTGCTGAGAATGCTCCGCTGCTGCCGCGGCGTGACGACGATATCCGACCGCTCGATCTCAATGAGACGCAGGCGCCGTTCCAATTCGAACAGGAGCGCGACCGCGTCAACTTAACTGTGTCGAGAGTTCTGCGCGATCGAGTTTTTCGCCGCATCGTGCTTCGCGCTTACGATGAGCGCTGCGCAGTTACCGGTTTGAAGCTCATCAATGGAATGGGGCGCGCGGAAGTCGCCGCTGCTCATATAAGACCTGTTGAAGCCAACGGGCCGGATGTCATCAGCAATGGCATCGCTCTTTCAGGTACAGCGCACTGGATGTTTGATCGCGGCCTCATCAGTCTCGCTGACGATCTGGAGATTCTGATCTCGCGCCATACCAACGATGTCGACGGGGTGCGATCGATGATCAACAAGACAGGCCGTGCTAGTGCGCCCCAGCGCCTATCGGATCGCCCGCACCCGCATTTTCTAAAGTGGCACCGCGAAAATTGCTTCAAGCAATAG
- a CDS encoding TetR/AcrR family transcriptional regulator has product MTNVSSTAADILACARTLIIAGGYNGFSYADVADIVGIRKPSIHHHFASKVDLVRTLVSRYREEAEAGLAALERNVPDPREQLKGYVAYWEACIGDATAPFCVCALLASELPILPEEVALEVRSHFRSLASWLTSVMERGKRKGQLKLSGAARVEAEGFMATIHGAMLSARAYGDPRMFGVITAPLLERLSTKH; this is encoded by the coding sequence ATGACCAATGTTTCCTCGACCGCCGCCGACATCCTGGCTTGCGCCCGCACGTTGATCATCGCGGGCGGCTACAACGGCTTCAGCTATGCCGACGTCGCCGACATCGTCGGCATCCGCAAGCCGAGCATCCACCACCATTTCGCCAGCAAGGTCGATCTGGTCCGCACCCTGGTGTCGCGCTATCGCGAGGAGGCCGAAGCAGGGCTGGCGGCGCTCGAGCGCAATGTTCCGGACCCGCGCGAGCAGCTCAAAGGCTACGTGGCGTATTGGGAAGCGTGCATCGGCGATGCAACGGCGCCCTTCTGCGTCTGCGCGCTGCTCGCCAGCGAACTCCCGATCCTGCCGGAGGAGGTGGCGCTCGAAGTCCGCTCGCATTTCCGTTCGCTGGCGTCCTGGCTGACGTCGGTGATGGAGCGCGGCAAGCGGAAGGGGCAGCTGAAACTCTCCGGCGCGGCCCGGGTCGAGGCTGAAGGGTTCATGGCGACCATTCATGGCGCGATGCTATCGGCACGTGCCTATGGCGATCCCAGGATGTTCGGTGTGATCACCGCGCCGCTGCTGGAGCGGCTCTCCACGAAGCACTGA
- a CDS encoding peptide deformylase produces MTIRPIVRYPDRRLAMPARPVTAFDDGLRELAADLLETMRAAPGIGITAPHIGVPLRVVVLELDAKAGPQTYVNPVIEWASPEMILHKEGSVSMPGVNNEVQRHARVRIGYWDLDGNAQSEESEALRAVCHQHEIDQLDGMFWIQRLSRLKRERLVKKFEKMARTSPIP; encoded by the coding sequence ATGACTATTCGTCCGATCGTTCGCTACCCCGACCGCCGCCTCGCCATGCCCGCGCGGCCCGTCACCGCCTTCGACGATGGCTTGCGCGAGCTCGCAGCCGATCTGCTGGAGACGATGCGCGCCGCGCCCGGCATCGGCATCACGGCGCCGCATATCGGCGTGCCCTTGCGCGTTGTCGTGCTCGAGCTCGACGCCAAGGCGGGCCCGCAGACCTACGTCAATCCCGTGATCGAATGGGCCTCGCCCGAGATGATCCTGCACAAGGAAGGCAGCGTCTCGATGCCCGGCGTCAATAACGAGGTGCAGCGCCACGCCCGGGTGCGGATCGGCTACTGGGATCTCGACGGCAACGCGCAAAGCGAGGAGTCCGAGGCCTTGCGCGCCGTCTGCCATCAGCACGAGATCGACCAGCTCGACGGGATGTTCTGGATCCAGCGGCTGTCGCGGCTCAAACGCGAGCGGCTGGTGAAGAAGTTCGAGAAGATGGCGCGGACTTCGCCGATCCCGTAG
- a CDS encoding GyrI-like domain-containing protein — protein MTAALRNYQARMRRVLDHIDRHLDTDLDLDTLSDVAAFSKFHFHRQFSATFGLSVHRYVQLARLKRASHQLAYVDGLDVTDIAMDAGYDAPDAFARAFRQRFGQSPSSFRKSPDWEPWLAAFGPLDNARSKLMQKNFTTDDVTIRDVHPTRVAILEHRGSPETLGDTIRRFIAWRKAAGLHPRTSPTFNVWNSEGRPVQQDEYSIDLCVGTDQPIEPNGEEIKAGEIPGGRCAVLRVVGFTDNLEPAAPYLYRDWLPASGEEARDFPIYCQRLSLFPEVPEHEAIADVFLPLK, from the coding sequence ATGACGGCGGCATTGCGAAATTATCAGGCCCGGATGCGGCGTGTGCTCGATCATATCGACCGGCACCTCGACACGGATCTGGACCTGGATACGTTGAGCGACGTCGCAGCCTTCTCGAAATTTCACTTCCACCGGCAGTTTTCGGCGACCTTCGGGTTGTCGGTGCATCGCTATGTCCAACTGGCCAGGCTGAAGCGCGCGTCGCATCAGCTGGCCTATGTCGACGGCCTCGATGTCACCGACATCGCGATGGATGCCGGCTACGACGCGCCTGACGCCTTCGCCCGCGCCTTTCGGCAACGGTTCGGGCAATCGCCGTCGTCGTTCCGGAAATCGCCGGACTGGGAGCCGTGGCTTGCGGCCTTCGGGCCTCTCGACAACGCGAGGAGCAAGCTCATGCAGAAGAATTTTACCACTGATGACGTGACGATCCGCGATGTGCACCCCACGCGGGTCGCGATCTTGGAGCATCGGGGAAGTCCTGAGACGCTTGGTGACACGATCCGGCGGTTCATCGCGTGGCGCAAGGCCGCCGGCCTGCACCCCAGGACCAGTCCGACCTTCAATGTCTGGAACTCCGAGGGGCGTCCGGTGCAGCAGGACGAATATAGCATCGACCTCTGCGTCGGGACCGACCAGCCGATCGAGCCGAATGGCGAAGAGATCAAGGCCGGCGAGATCCCCGGCGGACGCTGCGCGGTGCTGCGCGTCGTCGGCTTCACCGACAATCTGGAGCCCGCCGCGCCCTATCTCTATCGCGACTGGCTTCCGGCCAGCGGCGAGGAAGCGCGCGACTTCCCGATCTACTGCCAGCGGCTCAGCCTGTTCCCGGAGGTGCCGGAGCATGAGGCCATCGCGGACGTTTTCCTGCCACTGAAGTAA
- a CDS encoding DUF308 domain-containing protein: MAHLQTDLVRDDREQWLKQYYFLRAAFSVAWVVAAIAVASSSPAIAGALLVLYPAWDAAANFVDALRSGGLAQNRTQALNVAVSLATSVAVIVALQTSMNGVLGVFGAWAILSGLLQLGTAVRRWKSFGAQWAMVLSGGQSALAGGFFIFQATTPMSPSIANVAGYAGVGALYFLVSAVWLTVSDWRRRARRMQQG, encoded by the coding sequence ATGGCTCATCTTCAAACGGATCTCGTTCGTGACGATCGCGAGCAATGGCTCAAGCAATATTACTTCCTCCGCGCGGCCTTCTCCGTTGCCTGGGTCGTTGCCGCGATTGCCGTCGCATCGTCGTCTCCGGCGATCGCCGGCGCGTTGCTCGTGCTCTATCCGGCGTGGGACGCCGCGGCCAATTTCGTGGACGCTCTGCGCAGCGGCGGGCTCGCGCAAAATCGTACGCAGGCGCTGAACGTTGCGGTCAGCCTCGCGACATCAGTCGCGGTCATCGTGGCCCTGCAAACGAGCATGAACGGGGTGCTCGGCGTCTTCGGCGCCTGGGCGATCCTGTCCGGCTTGCTCCAGCTGGGGACCGCGGTCCGGCGCTGGAAAAGTTTTGGCGCGCAATGGGCGATGGTGCTCAGCGGCGGTCAGTCGGCGCTCGCCGGCGGCTTCTTCATCTTTCAGGCGACGACGCCGATGTCCCCGTCGATCGCAAACGTCGCGGGCTATGCCGGCGTCGGTGCGCTCTACTTCCTGGTCTCGGCCGTATGGCTCACCGTGAGCGACTGGCGGCGGCGCGCAAGGCGGATGCAGCAGGGGTGA